The genome window GTCCACTCTCTGCATTTTGTTGCTTGTTAGGGACGATGTATAAATAAGATGAGTCTTGAACATAGAACTGTGTTTGATGTTAATGTAAATGTCGAGGGGAAAAGTTATATAAACTGATAATGCCCATCCATCCTATTCTTCCAAGATAAGCCAATAAAAGTGACTAGCAACAATTAACAATTTCAATCATGGAGCTTTTGGGGTATTTATGTTACATTAGTTGTATGAACAGTTTCAGAGAAAAATgaacttttttattaattaaatttatgtgtAGTTTAGTAATGATCTTAAGTTTAATAAATAACTTGAGCCGTATTTTGGAACTTGAGTTGCAATTGGTATGGTAGAGAAGTCTTGCTAGACTTTTTATTGCTTGCCTGGTTTTTTCTCAACTGTTATGACAATGGTTCACTAAATCGAATGAACGATCTGGAGAGATGGACCTGTTTACTGAAATGAAATACACtactcaaattatatatatgaggtCTAAATTTTCCACATTTTAATTTTAGGATGATAGATCTTATATTTTCCAAAGAGGAGGTAGATTTTGCAATCTTATGTAAAAAATAGGAAGAATAATTCACATATTATATAGAGTAGCTATTGTTAGGAGACAAAAGGTTTGTCTCAACTGCAAAGACTTCTTAAAGATGGTTCAGGTGTTATGCATTTCCTCCATTGCATGTGTGTGCTTGAGCACTTTGAATGGTTGGTAGTGGTGAAAGGGATGGTTTAGAACCAAGGTAGTTGTCCAAGTGGCTTACAAGGTTTTAGCCTTTTGTATTCCCTCCAATGCATGTGCAAGTGCATGCTTAAGCTAATGTGCAAGTGCATGCATAGGCTAACTttggaaatgattttgaaaagtcaAAGTGCTTTCCCAATCTTAGCTCTGTTGATCAAACTTGTGTGAGGAATTGGGAAATTTAGTTTGCATCGAATTAATGCTTATGCCCCCAAATTATACAAGGATTTTTATTAGGTGCTGGTATAGTTCCAACTTCTTGTTTGTTATAGAAGgataataatattaatgttGGTAAACTTCAATTTTGAAAAGGATGTCAGCTATGTACCTAAAGAACACTGTTCTGTATGCAGGCCaacaaaattttccaattaaTAGCTCCCAGATTCTTCAGGGAAAGAAGATATTTCAAGCGAACATTACCGAAAGCTTCCCTGATGGATTTACTATTGAAACTATTATAGATGGAAAGCCTTTGCGTGGAATATTATTTTCCAACAAGCCAAGCAATTCAAACATGGCTAAGTATAATTCCAGTAGGTGAGAATATGGTTGTTTTGTATTTgccttatttttttagtttgatcCAGTATCAATCACCATGACCCCATTATTCTTCATCTAAGTAGTTATTACTTCCTTTCTTATATCAGGAAGAGAGCAGCTGGAGAAGTTGGTGGTATTAAGTTGAATGACAGTCAGaagagaaaaccaaaaaatgctagaccCTTCAAGCAGGATGAAATTGAGCACAGACAGGCTGATGTTGCCATAGGAAAGGAGTCCATATCATGTGAACGCCAAACAGAAGCCGCGGCTGCTGGTTTGAATAATTTAGCAACCCCTAATGATTCTCAGGCCCAGACAgaagctgctgctgctgctgtttCAGAGAATCCAGAACCTACTGGTGATTCTCACCCTCAAAAGGTCAAATCTTCTTTCCCATATCTTTGAACGGAGGAAGCCTTATGACCTTTCTTCTGGCAGTGTAAACCTTTTTCCCCTTTTAAGGTagcattaaaattatattagcATGTCAAATGTCGAAACATCATGGATCATGGATTGGCAAAATTTTGTAGCTAAGACCAAGTTGGCATCATGTAGATGACTTGAAATTTCATCTCTTGTAATTGGTGCCCAGTTAGAAGCAATGGTATAAATCATCAAATGTAACCTTCTGCCTTTTTTTAGTTGCTCATCTGATTACCTTTTGCATGACAAGTTGCAAAAATATCATCACATCTATCCAAGTCagtggtagtttttgccacacaTCAGTGAGTGACCGGTTAAGCATCCATCCCTCTGTGCTCCAGAGGGTACTAAATTTTTCATGATCATCATCATTGTTCATCATAACATTCACATGACTTGATGCAGCTTTTTAGACCCACTTTAAGCTGGTAGCATATGCAGGCTTCAGGATCAACCTGGTGAGGCATATTTTATCAAAGATCACATTTTCTGTTTTGATTTTTAGCAGGTTACTGGAAACTCATCGGTGTTGATGCAGTCAATCCTGAAATTGGAATATGGAAGGACAAATGATGCACTGAACCAAAGCACTGAGTCTCCAGCAGAGATTACATCCACCGCCGCAAAGGAATGCATTTCTTTGCCCCCAAAAGAAGGTATGAACTGTGGCTGGTAATGGCACTTGCATTTCTCCATGCAATGCATATGCATACTTATTGCGATATTGTCAGCATAAACCATTCAACTGATGAGCTGCCTcttgtattttattatatagCTCCCAAATAGCACCCTCTATGGTTCAAACCTGATTGTTGATATTCTTCTTTAGGTTTCTAGCTATTCAGGGAGTCATTCAGAAATGAGTTGTTTGGGGAGTTGCTTTGGTTGGTTCGAAATTTGCAGGCTGTTGTATCCAATCCAAAAGATGGCCAAATGATGTGTTGACAATCATGTGGCACATGGAACTCAAATATTCAACTTCATTTCCTGAGCATTTTGGTCTTGAAATTTGTTGTGCAATATGGAATCAGACACAGGAGTCTAACTATCCTATGAGAAATCTGAACCCTATACACAAAACGAAGTTGAATGTTTGATTTCACTTGGCTTCTAGATCGATCCAGTTTGATCAGTTTTCCTATTTACTTGGTACTAATTGTCGTTCTATCTTTTGTGATAGGAGACCATGGGGCACCAACCACTGAAGAGAAGgcaaaatcattttgaatcatGGCGGTGAACAAATCCTTTTTGGTTAACTTCTTAACATAACTCGAAGATACCAGCCGTCGGCCATTTGTACATTCATCATTTCAAGATGGTCATAGATGGTCATAGATGCATTGACAGGTGATATACAGAAATCTGCCCCCGGAACTGACACAATCTGCCACTGACTCgatactttttaaatttatcattgaTAGACCGCAGTTGTATGTAGTAGTTTTTGTCTTAAAAAGGTATCGCAAAGTTTATTCTATTTACTGCTTCAGACTCGGCCTCTTCAAGTCTATATGTTCTGAATTCGCACCCACCTGCTCCTCCAATTGTCTGGTTTATGCTGCCAAGGAATCATCTGTTTAGACAGTGATGGACCCTTGGGCTGTGGCAGCATTCTGGTAGGCTAAAGAATGGATTCAAAAAGGgccaaagggaaaagaaaaatggggaACAGCCgtatattttttatgtatttttcaaTCATCATCCTTAGTGAAGTTTGTTGTGTTCATGTAAACATGGGAATGTAGctcaaggaagaaaattttcttctttttgggggGCTTCTCATCTTCTAGAGGAGTTTGTCAACAAAAGCTGAGGAAAGcgcaaaaaatttcaaacttaaatcTACTCCAAAACCTGCCTCTGGACTGGGGAAACTGTTGTAGAAATCTGGGTCTCATTGTCTAATAGATGGTAATGGTGGGATTTGTCGGGTCGGGTCGGGTCAGGGTTTTTGATATAAATCATTTCCAGGCTTCCAGCCAAAACCCTATGTCTTCATATGTTATTCCaatcaccaccttttctcttatttctaggggagaattgtgttttcacCCCACAATGGATAATTGAGGTAAAGTCCTTATATCACTCATAATTGATTACAAGAATATGAGATGATAATGAACATAAATATCcttttaactcatttttgtctttattctaccacTTTTTACATGTCACTATTAacacattttctcttctttaaccattttttttatttttcattggtttttttaaactttttttataaataattgaaaaatcaacattagtttatatttttaaattataaataaaccaaaaaattatattgatgatttaaaaattattttgaaaaatactttctaaaaaatgttaatttaaataaataaaaattatcttgtatattttaaaagtaaataatttaatgattaaaacactatttaaaataaatatattcactattttattttcttttatactaaaaagtattttaaaattttctttttcctattataaaaaaaaagttcaatttttttttttaaaaaaaaattctttgtttcttattttaataacttttttaatatgacttttagtaataagttatatgaaatgttgtaaatttgtttaataatgattttttttaatgatttgaattaattgaaaatttatcaaaataaaataaaaaaagtaaaagagagaaataggatggataaagagtttttattttaaatatacgattaaaatgttttcgtatgatttaattttagaagtgaATTATAACTATATATAGTAgacattgaatttttcttaaataaaagggttaaaaggtatatttactcattttatatataaaaaaaataagttcaaaattatatagattGTGTTTaagtttggtttaaaaatatttttctagtttttattttttattatttttaaaaataatttttattttctatatggtctcttttagaaaatatgtttaataaaaaaatgaaaactatttttaaaaatgaaaattaaaaccttgtttaatactattttttcatatgaaaataataaaaagactcAAAAGAGTTTAACCCTAAGTCATACGCTTTATTTAACTTCCACATGGAAATTTCAATACTTTCTACAGTAATAatgtttggagaaaaaaatttgaccctaagtcatccaccattttctcaaccaaaccattgaaaatattattaacacaCCTACATGAATACATAACTTAAagagatatgaaatttgtgtcactgtacaagggtattacattAACTGATACAAtgaaaatgtactaagtgtacaagagtGTATAAGGCTACCttttgtgaaagatttcaatGGATTATGAATCACTCCATTTTACTTTCCTTGTTGCCAACATATTGTACACTCATGTtatacactttatttaactctcacataaaaatttcaatactttccctagtaatgatgtttagggaaaaaaaattgacccgAGTCATCcaatattttctcaaccaaacaatTAGAAACATGGTTAACACACCTACATGGATACATAATTTAGgagggatatgaaatttgtgccaTTATACAAGGGTGTTACATTttaactgtacaagggtattacactaattgtacaagagaaatatactaagtgtacaaggatgTACAAGGCTAgcatttgtgaaaattttcaatcgATTATGAATtactcctttattttttttgtcatccAAGAATTATACATCCATGTCgtacactttatttaattccatATGGAAATTCTAATgttttccccaataatgatgtcggggggaaaaaaatttaaccataagtcatccacaattttctcaatcaaatgattaaaaacatgCTGAACACACTTACATGGACATATAACTTAGGAGGGAAATGAAATTTGCACCAGTGTATAATATTACACTAATTATACAGGAAAAATGTGTCAAGTGTACAAGGGTACACAAGATTCATAATAggttttgtatgatttttaatCAACTTGAGTTTGACATTAGAACAATTATCGatagtttttcttcttttttttaccaaactatgtctTTAAGAccaatgagaaataatatacaacatatttattattttgtaagtaagaaacaaaaaatatatatatttactaaggtatttaaaaaatatttattatatattttataagtttgaaaaaaaaatttaatgatgtctaatttacaagttaaaacaaataaagaatactaatattttatgagatgtttaaaaattgtttaatatatataagaaataatgcAAGTTTGAAATGAATAATACTATTTactatatattatgtaagtttgaaaaaaagaataatatttgataaggtatttaaaaattatttactttaaaaatgcatttgacaataataatttttaactatttatctTTCATGTTCAATttattggagaaaaataattggtaAATCATTTAACTTGATCCCATTAATAAATAAGTGAGAGAAGTGTGAAAAAgtcaatgaaagaaaagagaaaagtagGAGTGGCTAATAACTTTTTCATTTGATAGTTAAAggtattttaggaattttttaaagacaatattCTTACtctcaatttttattctttccttagattttgaatttaattatagGTGATAAAAGTACCTTAACTCAATTATTCAACCTAACTGGAgtgaaaacacaattctcctaTCTCCCGAAAGGCGAAGCCTACACCCTATATGTATTTCTCTTATCTCTTACCTAAAATAGGCCTCTAGGCCCCAAATCACGATCTTCTCGTGGTTTATGTTTATTTCCAAGACTGCAAGATCACATGCCTCGATTCTCTCTCTGTTTCCCAATATCCTTGTCTACGAGGAACCAAAGAGCAACGATGTTGTTCTCCACTCCTAACGAGCCAATAATATGCATACAACCAGAAGTTATGATACAATAACctgaaaaaaaacacaaaaacatgAAGTGGATAGGGCCGACAAAAGAACATTGTTCAATTGACAAAACAACTTCGTTCAACTGACAGTAAACCGAGTTGGGTGGTGAGGCGACCACACATTCTAACTTGACAAGTTCCATTGTAGAGCAAAACCCTACTGAAGAAAGTACCATATTACAAAAGGACTAATCAAACATCTGCAATGTCCAAAAGAGAGAACTATTGTTCAAACCCCAACTGCAAAGGGCCCTAGGCAAACAGGGAACTATTGAAGCCTGGAGGCCTCAGTTGCTGCCATCCCCAAACAGGTAACCTAGGGAAGACCCACCGCCAGGCGCCGCATGGACCTTTGTTGAAGGCCGATCCTGTCCACAGAGAGAAAGTTCAAAAATAATCAATGTTCATGCAACAAGATTCAAggaaaaaatagattaaataaatataacagTATCAACCACCACCACCCAGGTAAATACCAAGTCAGCAAACCAACCCTTTAAAgcaaaatacaaatattaaagCCAAATGGCTTGCAGTTTAGCAGCCTGAAAGGGGAGGAGAAAGAAGCAATGTATTCCCTGTGTGATTTCTTTATTTGAAGAATTTGTTAATGGTCCCATGGTCAAGGTTATAAGTTCTAAGAAAAGACTAAGCCTGATTCAAGTAAGCTTTTTCAAGATTTGCCCGGCATTATATTGATACAAATGGGTTCAATGGATATGGACAATCTTGGAGGCTTTTCTGACAGAGGCCTAAAGGTGCCTTCCCATATCATTCATTACCTTCAAGATATTGCTCCTCTTTAGGTCAAAACAGATCATTAATGACAAAGTTCCCTTGTTCTAGCATGAATTTCACTGGCTACCATGATACATGATGTGGATTCCTTTGAACTGAATGACCCTCCAGGAAGTGAAATAATTTTCGACAAGGTGAATGGGGTCTTTGAAGTTTTCTACAAAGCTCTAAGACTAGTAAAAGGCCATCCTCATTCCCCTTTATTTCTCATTTGCTTTAGAATGATGATATGATTTTTGCCGAGCTCAAGTGACAAAGGGGTTGGAGTAGGGATGTGGAAGGCTCCTTGTTCGAGTCCTAACAGtggcaaaaaaaattaaaaattttaaaatttgagaaaaacatGATGAACCCATTTTATCATGGACCAGTGAGGATCAACTGAGATATTTGAGGGTATAGTTTGAATGGCGCAAGGTGCATGTAGGGCGCAAAAGTCTCCTAAAGCTTAGACATAACCCAAGACACACGCCTGAGTGAAGATGCAACTTAGGGTGCatgtcaattttataaaatgttatcaaaactgaatccaaaaaaaaaaaaaaaaaacagaaaatagacaAGGCCCTATATCTAGGGAGTCATTGAGCCCTGGGCCAGGTGCACATAAAGTGCATCTTTAACAATTATTAAGGGATATTTTGCTAGCTTCAACAGCAAATTTGAACAAAAGCAAGCTAATTCTGGTAGGATCAGTGCATGGGTGGTTAGAGCTTACAGGAAATTTTGATGGTGGCACAAACAGCCTTCTATCTTTTAATTAAGAATTTCAATTGAATACTGCAAGCAATGCCAAAGTGGTCTGGTGATGATTGAGAGAGCAGACAAAAGGCTGAGTGGATGGAAGAAAACCTACCCTTCAAAAAATACCATCCAGGGGTGTGGAAGTGAATTGCTTTCTGAATAACATATTGTGGTAGCCTAGggttaagattttttttttttttttttgataagtaaaagtaTTGAATAAAAACCACCAAAGCAGTGGAAAAAGAATTACAAGAAAGAACACACCCCCCACTCCCTAGCTGAAAGCCAAGGTCAGAGGAGCAGCCCAATGATGAATAAAGCTTGTTATGAGGGAATGGTTAAAGCTTGTTATGAGGGAATAGTTACAGAGATTTTGTTGCAGATAGGGAGGGCTTGTAGAAGGATGCGGTAGCTTGAAAACATGGCTTGGCTCTTGATAAATGGCACAATTATCAGGTAAGAGGTTCAGATGGGAGGCTGTTTGGAAGTCCATTATTGGATGATCCAGAATTTATTCAGTTTAAAATGGGAGATAGTAAAGAGGGCAAAGTTTTAAATGTTTAATGGGAGGACATTCCTCTGATGGTGGAATTCTCCAATATTTCAGGGACTGCAGTAAGTAGAAAGGATGAAAAAGCCAAGATGCCTGCTTGGGCCATGGATGTGAGTTGATGAAATGTAGACTTTATTAGATATTTATATTGGTGGAAGTTTGATAGCATCCCGATCTTCTTAAAAGCTTTGTTCAGCGGATCTAAGAGAGGAGAGGTATCTTTCAATGTTGGTATATATAAAGGCAGGAGAGATCTTTTCATTGAAAATGTTCTTTTAAAATTTGGCTCCTGGTGGAGATAGAAAATTAGCTGTCCAGAAAGATCTTGAATCCAGATATTTCTTTGAAGTTGGCATTTTGCACATGGACTGCAGATCATTTGATAAGTCACTATTATTTCATTCCTAACTGTTGAATTGTGCATGAGAAGGAGGTAGACCAGGTGGATTGCCTGTCTGTTACAACATAGTTTCAGATATTTAGGCATTTGTATTCTCCACTTCTCCCTATTTGGGATTAGCTGGGCGATCCTGTGGGTTGCTAGTGGCATGCTAAAGATGATGATAAGGAGAAAAGCATGGTATAGGGTTTTGTTCATGGTATTTGAGGCAAGGTATagcaaagaaatgaaagaatttCCAAGAATAACAGCTTCCACAGATGAAACTGAAGCCAACTTCTAATGAAGTCCTATTTTTGTGAACCGGACATGAGGCAATGGGCTTATCTTCTACCATGTGGGTTTTCTTGACATTCATAAAATGCTATCTAGCaagtttttcttctccatgTACATCATAGCCCATGCACTCTCTTCTTGTGACAAATCGTATTATTCATGAAAAGCAGGTCGAGTGAAAACATCCAGATGTCAGTTTAAATGCAACAAAACTATGAATAACCCCTCTAATAAACAAACTTTGTTCATGACCACAAGCAAAAGATAATGCGATTAAGTTTTTCAGCTAACAAGCAATTGTCCATGTTGAACTTCTCAATATAATCATCCGTTTTAAATTCTGGTCCTTGTAAAAGCTTCATGGTGATAGAAGCCTGATGAAAAGGCTTCcaactcttcttcttcttctttttttcctttcatttttttaaagacaatttATCTCAAGGCTTCCTataattgtaaataaaataaaacacattcTACATTGGAACAAATGATTGGCATAATCACTTGAGACTAAACACGTAAAGTATGAAGTCAGCACAACTACATGATTGAAAAAACcacataaatttatgatattttcagTGATATATGATATGAAACATACTAACATTCAGCCAAAGATAATTCTGATAAAGATCATACCGTAATAAAGTTGCCGGTGTTCTGGCCATCAGCTCGAAAATAGTTGTTTGTAGTGTTACCCTGGACGCCCGCTGGAATCTGCTTATTAATAACCGCTGGTGGTGCACCCGCTGGTGGTGCAACTGCTGGTGGTGCAACCGCTGGTGGTGCAACTGCAGTAGACATCTGAGAAGGTCCACTACTTCCAACCTGTCCCTGATTTTGAGGAGCTTCAGCATTATTTGTGGCAGGTTTTGGAGCCTCTCCACTTCCAAAAAGGTAGCCCAGAGAACTTTGTCCCCCACCACTGCTGACTCCACGACCCATGATTTCTAATTTGAACCTTTCTTTTACAAGAAACCCTGAAGCACATACACATTCCCCAGAAAATAAGATCAAAACAATGCAAGTTCAACACATAATAAGCAGAAACAAACGTCAAACCACTGATGAGTGCAACACaaatgaaaaatcataaaaaagcCATCTCACATGAACCTGTCATGTCACGCTAACAGATCATTCC of Vitis vinifera cultivar Pinot Noir 40024 chromosome 17, ASM3070453v1 contains these proteins:
- the LOC100265524 gene encoding protein SPIRAL1-like 1 isoform X1, translating into MTGSWFLVKERFKLEIMGRGVSSGGGQSSLGYLFGSGEAPKPATNNAEAPQNQGQVGSSGPSQMSTAVAPPAVAPPAVAPPAGAPPAVINKQIPAGVQGNTTNNYFRADGQNTGNFITDRPSTKVHAAPGGGSSLGYLFGDGSN
- the LOC100265524 gene encoding protein SPIRAL1-like 1 isoform X3 codes for the protein MGRGVSSGGGQSSLGYLFGSGEAPKPATNNAEAPQNQGQVGSSGPSQMSTAVAPPAVAPPAVAPPAGAPPAVINKQIPAGVQGNTTNNYFRADGQNTGNFITDRPSTKVHAAPGGGSSLGYLFGDGSN
- the LOC100265524 gene encoding protein SPIRAL1-like 1 isoform X2, whose amino-acid sequence is MTGFLVKERFKLEIMGRGVSSGGGQSSLGYLFGSGEAPKPATNNAEAPQNQGQVGSSGPSQMSTAVAPPAVAPPAVAPPAGAPPAVINKQIPAGVQGNTTNNYFRADGQNTGNFITDRPSTKVHAAPGGGSSLGYLFGDGSN